From Rutidosis leptorrhynchoides isolate AG116_Rl617_1_P2 chromosome 3, CSIRO_AGI_Rlap_v1, whole genome shotgun sequence, a single genomic window includes:
- the LOC139900094 gene encoding uncharacterized protein, which produces MEVMIDKGIDRGVAVAMQANAQKRGRKRKSAKIYQTWQFARLSFPKMQSDDFSEMPIVISCKIAQTGITIMKVHVDNGSSVDIVYEQCFVQLPESIRANLQPTAASLTGFAGESSLPMGVLPLDVKLFDENDASLARQVRLDFYVMGTSSRYNILLGRSALGKFGIVPSTIHGMIKFTTHKGVATISSASIMPICAAVNVKSAVQETADVVDNMVVVNPEYPDQKIKVGCNVNADTKKHIVRLLVQYMDVFAWCENDMTGVPRHIAEHKLNVNPALKPVVQKRRCMAPVGMSTPDGSWRMCIDFKDLNKACPKDNYPLPEIDLKVESLHAFPYKCFLDAARGYHQIPMAREDADKTAFHTGKGIFSYKMMPFGLINAGTTYQL; this is translated from the exons ATGGAAGTAATGATCGATAAGGGAATTGATCGCGGCGTTGCTGTCGCTATGCAAGCAAATGCCCAAAAACGGGGAAGAAAGCGAAAATCAGCTAAAATATATCAAACCTGGCAATTTGCACGGCTAAGCTTTCCAAAAATGCAAAGCGACgatttctctgaaatgccgatagtaATATCATGCAAAATTGCGCAAACTGGAATTACAATtatgaaagttcatgttgataatggcaGCAGTGTTGACATTGTTTATGAGCAATGTTTTGTTCAACTGCCAGAGAGTATTAGAGCAAATTTACAACCAACCGCAGCCTCGCTAACTGGTTTTGCGggagaatcttcattacctatGGGAGTATTGCCTTTAGATGTTAagctttttgatgaaaatgatgctaGTTTAGCGCGTCAAGTGCggctagatttctatgttatgGGGACTTCTTCTCGCTATAACATATTGTTGGGCAGATCTGCATTGGGAAAATTCGGAATTGTTCCATCTACTATTCATGGTATGATTAAATTCACAACGCATAAAGGTGTTGCGACGATAAGTTCAGCGAGCATcatgcctatttgtgcggctgttaatgTGAAAAGTGCAGTTCAGGAAACCGCTGATGTTGTGGACAACATGGTAGTGGTTAATCCTGAATATCCCGATCAAAAAATTAAAGTGGGATGCAATGTTAATGCGGATACTAAGAAACATATTGTGCGGTTACTCGTGCAGTACATGGATGTTTTCGCTTGGTGCGaaaatgatatgactggtgttccgcgtcatattgcggaACATAAACTTAATGTAAACCCCGCTTTAAAACCTGTAGTACAGAAGCGTAGATGCATGGCCCCAGTAGGGATGAGCACG CCTGATGGCTCGTGGAGAATGTGCATTGATTTCAAGGATCTAAATAAAGCGTGCCCTaaggataactatccgcttccagaaattgatctGAAAGTGGAATCattacatgcttttccatataaatgttttttggatgcgGCAAGGGGATATCATCAGATCCCAATGGCTAGGGAAGATGCTGATAAAACCGCTTTCCATACAGGTAAAGGCATATTTTCTTACAAaatgatgccttttggtttaattaATGCGGGTACGACATAtcaactgtaa
- the LOC139900095 gene encoding uncharacterized protein, giving the protein MELFQDNMIIRLKNGQDRYLIAHRDEISVSKSRDGFTKNAQWTIELNDKESLYLKSCYEKYLTASNQPSIPGMIARNLKIIQNQPVKKNTSHLWLPVGQSDPQEPHSFWLKTLHGSYLKSHSGPPPLGNVITHDLLQQDKLNSQNKKITWHVEIVDSPSDTWKHSDSMMSKMLVGMRSFVSEKHKVKDKNKGDEKDTRNGRGRRMKFSHRLNCKTI; this is encoded by the coding sequence ATGGAGTTATTCCAAGATAATATGATCATCCGTTTAAAAAATGGTCAAGATCGGTACCTAATTGCACATCGAGATGAAATATCCGTCTCAAAATCCCGAGATGGTTTTACCAAGAATGCACAATGGACAATCGAGTTAAACGACAAAGAATCTTTATACCTAAAAAGTTGTTATGAAAAATACCTAACTGCATCTAACCAACCTTCTATTCCAGGAATGATAGCTAGAAATCTCAAAATCATTCAAAACCAACCCGTAAAAAAGAATACTTCTCACTTATGGTTACCCGTGGGTCAATCTGACCCACAAGAACCACATTCATTCTGGTTAAAAACACTTCATGGGAGCTACTTAAAATCACACTCCGGACCACCCCCATTAGGAAATGTGATCACACATGATCTTCTTCAACAAGACAAGCTTAATTCTCAAAACAAAAAGATTACGTGGCACGTTGAGATTGTGGACTCACCTTCGGATACGTGGAAACATTCGGATTCTATGATGTCCAAAATGTTAGTTGGTATGAGATCATTTGTATCGGAAAAACATAAAGTGAAAGATAAGAATAAGGGAGATGAGAAAGACACGAGAAATGGAAGAGGTCGTAGAATGAAGTTTTCACATAGATTAAATTGCAAAACTATTTGA
- the LOC139896323 gene encoding probable prolyl 4-hydroxylase 6 gives MNFSNSFISIFLCFSILSPEFYLQSSGFREMRPSVIRLPGHSFDPSRVTHISWHPRAFLYEKFLTDEECDHLIQVARDKLRKSMVADVKTGKSIESTVRTSKGMFIKKAQDEFVAGIESRISVWTFLPVENGEAIQVLHYENGQKYLPHWDYFQDKTNQAVGGHRIVTVLMYLSDVAKGGETVFPHSEMKESQPKTDEDSECAKKGYAVKPKKGDALLFFSLHPNATVDPMSLHGSCPVIEGEKWLATRWIHVRSFERKRVNSIKNQDCRDENEHCPEWAAHGECDKNGPYMVGFADSPGKCRKSCKVC, from the exons ATGAATTTTTCAAATTCGTTCATCTCAATCTTCCTCTGTTTCTCTATTCTTTCACCCGAATTCTACCTCCAATCATCCGGCTTTCGCGAAAT GAGACCATCGGTGATCAGATTGCCGGGTCATTCTTTTGATCCATCTCGGGTCACtcacatttcatggcatccaag GGCATTCTTATACGAAAAGTTCTTAACAGATGAAGAGTGTGATCATCTCATTCAAGTG GCGAGAGATAAACTACGGAAATCTATGGTCGCTGATGTTAAAACCGGTAAGAGCATAGAAAGTACGGTTCGTACAAGCAAAGGAATGTTTATTAAGAAAGCTCAG GATGAATTTGTTGCTGGTATTGAATCACGGATATCCGTTTGGACGTTCCTGCCTGTAGAGAACGGGGAGGCTATACAAGTACTGCATTATGAAAACGGTCAAAAGTATTTACCGCACTGGGACTACTTTCAAGATAAGACGAATCAGGCGGTAGGTGGTCACAGAATAGTTACCGTGCTTATGTATTTGTCAGATGTGGCGAAAGGTGGAGAGACCGTATTCCCTCACTCAGAG ATGAAAGAATCTCAACCAAAAACAGATGAGGACTCTGAGTGTGCTAAAAAAGGCTATGCTG TTAAACCCAAGAAGGGTGATGCTCTATTGTTTTTTAGTCTTCATCCTAATGCTACAGTTGATCCAATGAGCTTGCATGGGAGCTGCCCTGTTATAGAAGGTGAGAAATGGTTAGCAACCAGATGGATCCATGTCAGAAGCTTCGAACGTAAACGAGTTAATTCCATTAAAAACCAAGACTGCAGGGACGAAAACGAACACTGCCCCGAATGGGCTGCTCATGGTGAATGTGACAAAAATGGACCCTACATGGTTGGCTTTGCTGATAGTCCTGGAAAGTGTAGAAAGAGTTGTAAAGTTTGTTAA
- the LOC139896320 gene encoding uncharacterized protein, which translates to MASERKALRFHYDLRNTKDEALRMLVRFKQMIDLKTAEAELTNLGQQKRIKELDTQLNEAEDVIVDLRAELKKAHERLKEMRNSHMLQSKDEHAHHENGVNVKKPDLIEQFRCSIQSGRCCNPLKESATSNFNVPSIIIGNTHRIRAIESNLVEVKVISEDELAEVSCSEKELNTEHIAGTLRRSIRKREFRCRDQISSLFKSRTALTRCRKYLCNTGVKFDEHQHRSKSTNASKESTYDEHTKNTSESVVEKQEIAVKESVETKAGKVLNTDYVQAENTDENRLLKYTFSRKRKKVMSSDKCPSVEKNYLARENEKTV; encoded by the exons ATGGCGTCTGAACGTAAAGCTCTTCGATTTCATTACGATCTGCGTAACACTAAAGATGAAGCGCTTCGAATGCTTGTTCGATTTAAACAAATGATTGATCTCAAG ACAGCTGAAGCAGAATTAACAAACTTGGGTCAGCAAAAAAGAATTAAAGAGTTAGACACCCAGCTCAATGAAGCGGAAGATGTGATTGTTGATCTTAGAGCAGAACTAAAGAAGGCACATGAAAGATTAAAGGAAATGAGAAACAGTCATATGCTGCAGTCTAAAGATGAACACGCACATCATGAAAATGGAGTTAATGTTAAGAAGCCAGATCTTATTGAACAGTTTAGGTGCTCTATTCAGTCTGGGAGGTGCTGCAATCCATTAAAAGAGTCTGCAACATCAAATTTTAATGTACCTTCCATAATCATTGGAAACACTCACAGAATACGAGCAATTGAGAGTAATTTAGTGGAGGTAAAAGTTATTTCTGAAGATGAACTTGCAGAGGTTAGTTGCTCAGAAAAGGAGTTAAACACTGAACATATTGCTGGTACCCTTCGTAGAAGCATTAGAAAAAGAGAATTTAGGTGTCGGGATCAAATATCTTCATTGTTCAAATCACGTACGGCTCTAACCCGTTGCAGGAAGTACTTGTGCAACACTGGTGTGAAATTTGATGAACACCAACATAGATCCAAATCTACAAATGCTTCCAAAGAAAGCACGTATGACGAGCACACCAAAAATACAAGTGAGTCGGTGGTTGAAAAACAGGAAATTGCTGTAAAAGAATCTGTTGAAACTAAAGCAGGCAAGGTACTTAATACAGATTATGTGCAAGCTGAAAATACTGATGAAAACAGACTTTTGAAGTATACATTCAGCAGAAAGCGCAAGAAGGTTATGTCATCTGATAAATGCCCGTCTGTAGAAAAAAACTATTTGGCCCGTGAAAACGAGAAGACGGTATGA
- the LOC139896322 gene encoding probable auxin efflux carrier component 8 — protein sequence MISLHEAYQIVAATIPLYVAMILGYISVKWLKLFNPDQCSGINKFVAKFSIPLLSFQVISKSDPYKMNLRLISADVLQKCIALIAFAVIAKVRSNGHLNWIITGLSLSTLPNTLILGIPLLKAVFGDEAVVLLAQIVALQSLIWYNLLLLMFEFSAARDAYTLQEELEAGQEAERIPRRKAMSVLKTVGKKLLLNPNSHATIAGLAWAFISFGCNVKLPKVVKDSVSIMADGGLGMAMFSIGLFIASQARIVACGTRLALLTMVLKFIFGPAIMAAPSIAVGLNGVLFKIAVLQAALPQGIVPFVFAKEYNVHPDILSTGIILGLIFALPVALLYCLLLGL from the exons ATGATATCCTTACACGAAGCTTATCAAATAGTCGCAGCTACAATTCCATTGTATGTTGCTATGATCTTGGGTTACATTTCAGTTAAGTGGTTGAAACTTTTCAACCCAGACCAATGTTCTGGTATAAACAAATTTGTTGCAAAATTTTCGATTCCCTTGTTATCATTTCAAGTGATTTCTAAAAGTGATCCTTACAAAATGAACCTAAGATTAATTAGTGCTGATGTTCTTCAGAAATGCATTGCATTAATCGCGTTTGCTGTAATTGCTAAAGTTCGATCCAATGGACACCTAAATTGGATCATAACAGGTCTTTCTTTATCAACTTTACCAAACACTTTAATCCTCGGGATCCCGTTACTAAAGGCAGTGTTTGGAGACGAAGCAGTTGTGCTATTAGCGCAAATAGTTGCACTACAAAGCCTAATTTGGTACAATTTGTTATTGTTAATGTTTGAGTTCTCAGCTGCAAGAGACGCTTATACGCTACAAG AAGAATTAGAGGCGGGACAAGAAGCAGAAAGAATACCAAGAAGGAAAGCAATGAGCGTTTTAAAAACGGTAGGGAAGAAACTTTTATTGAATCCTAATTCTCATGCAACTATAGCAGGCCTTGCATGGGCATTCATAAGTTTCGG GTGCAATGTGAAATTACCGAAAGTTGTTAAGGATTCGGTATCTATAATGGCGGATGGAGGACTTGGAATGGCAATGTTCAGCATAG GTCTATTCATTGCATCACAGGCACGAATAGTAGCATGTGGTACCCGATTAGCGTTATTGACCATGGTCTTAAAGTTCATATTTGGGCCTGCTATAATGGCGGCGCCTTCTATTGCTGTTGGATTAAACGGCGTACTTTTTAAAATTGCAGTTTTACAG GCAGCTCTTCCACAAGGGATTGTCCCGTTCGTATTTGCTAAGGAGTATAATGTTCATCCAGATATCTTAAGCACTGG GATAATTCTTGGCTTGATTTTCGCGTTACCTGTTGCACTACTGTActgcttgttgttgggattatgA
- the LOC139896321 gene encoding thioredoxin H2-like codes for MGSLLSALVGGGEQTPNDGDTPSEESRVIEFHSSNRWQLHYNQSKQSPKLMVVDFSASWCGPCKTLEPFIRSLASKFPDIDFIKIDVDELQDVTKEFCVTAISTLVLLKQGKEVERVIGAKEDELERKILKNREAPKFAA; via the exons ATGGGATCGTTGCTATCAGCGTTGGTCGGAGGCGGAGAACAGACACCTAACGACGGAGATACACCGTCGGAAGAATCACGAGTCATCGAATTTCATTCTTCGAACCGATGGCAGCTTCATTACAATCAATCTAAACAATCACCTAAACTTATGGTGGTTGATTTCTCAGCCTCATGGTGTGGACCTTGCAAGACGTTAGAGCCTTTTATTCGATCTCTCGCTTCTAAATTCCCCGATATCGATTTCATCAAAATCGATGTTGATGAATTACAG GATGTAACGAAAGAATTCTGTGTGACGGCGATTTCAACACTTGTATTGCTGAAACAAGGAAAAGAGGTGGAAAGAGTTATTGGTGCAAAGGAGGACGAATTGGAGAGGAAGATACTCAAAAACAGGGAAGCTCCTAAATTTGCTGCTTAA